The genomic region ACCTGATGAACCCAAACAACTGAGAATTCCTTTATTGATCGTAGTGTGTCCTAATTAACCTGTACAACCAAGATGCACTTGTTTGATTAATTTATGTTGATGGACAACCAAAATGTCTTTGTTCCATCATGGTGCAGCTCAATGAAGCCAAACATTAGGGAATCTTATAAAAAGCAGAATGTCCTGAGAAACCTCATGAACCTTTAAGCATCCCTGTGCATGTTGGTTCCAAAATTGGCAAGTGATAAAGAGTCAACTAAATTGCTTTGTACAGGTAAAATAGACATGTTTTCACtaatataatttttctttttcttttttattttaaccCTCCAAACCCATTCTGGAGTGGCCTTGAGAACCCCGTAGGAAATCTATTCAACTGCAACAAGGTCCAAATTAGAAATTCTTTTAAAAGAACAAGGTGAAGTCACAAAAAGGCACTCCCATATCAACTTTCATTGCCTGAAATGAAGCATAGAACCAGAAAATACTTATATCCTACCACAATGGTGGAAGCCCTATGCCAGTGCCTAAGTCCATCAAAATTGTGTGACAAAGTTACATGAAAGAGGATTTTTATCTTCTTCCTACAGATAGGAAATGTGGAATATAACTTGCTGTGGTCTTCTTGTCTCAATTGCATTCTGGTACGCAGCACATAATCTATTTGTTTGCAATGCCTTCAAGAAGACACATATTGCAATTAATTATCAGTGCATCTGAATGGAATATTGGATGTACAGAAGACGATCATCCAATAGTTGCATACTTCTGGCTGGCTAGGTAACAATTAGTGACAGGAGACAGTGATGTAATATCTGACAGCAGTGATAAAAGTTGCTGGTTTTGTGGCACTTTCATACTCTACCTGAAAATCTCACCTACAACCAAGATAACATTTCAGATAAGTATACCATCTGTTTAACAAATGTAGTCTATTCGGACTGCAAAGCTCACGTTATATGCAGATAATGGTGATTGAGACTTTAGGGATCATCAAATGAATTGGACTTCATCCTGCCAAAAGGAAACGAATGGAGAATGTTGGATCAGATCAGGGAGATCTTCAATGATAATCGAAAGCAgattttgtcaggtctgttacagTATTTGTCCAGTATGCAATTTGGGTTTCCATATAAGAAGGTTTGTAAATTGTTTGATGAAATGCATTTAGGGCCCAATGAAATCAATGAAATTGCTGCATCACCCAGTTGTGGCCCAATGAGCAATTATTAACTGGCTTTGCACAAAATCAGCTTGTTTATTAATCCGTAGTGATATTCAAGCTAGCAATGAATCCCGCTTAAAACCAGAAATTATGAGAAAGGTCCTTCACTGGCGGCTCTGCACAGAATCAACTTGTTTATTAATCCATGCTGATCTTCAAGCTAGCAACGAATCCCACTTAAAACTAGATTCAAAAACTACGAGAAAGGTCCCCGATTGAAGTTGCATCTGCACGATTTCTTAGGCAATAGAATCGTTAATGTGGACATAGAGATATGGAAGATGCAGAAAGGCTGCAGGCTATGAATTCAATACCACATCCCTCAGAAGTTTTGTGTTGGAGATGGTGCACTCGGAGATTACGGATCACCTCATGCATGTCCTTTTCAATGTCTGCAATAAAGGAGTAGCTGTAAACAATGTTCTACAAAGATTTACCATTGATAACATTTGCAAGGTagcatccctctctctctcaactGGCCTTTGCCCGAGCTTTTAATGATGACATGCAATTAAGTGTCGGGAGATTTTTTTACTGTGTACCCTTTGCGTGGAAAATCAGAAAGATGCTCAATATTGGCTCTGGAAGGTATTTGCGAGAAACAATCACTATGGTGGATGGATTTGCACTGAAtattattcaaaatttaaaaagtgGGCTATCAGAGATGACCACCTTTCTAAATTCATGGCATCTTTTGGCAATTCAGATGAGAGTGAAAACAAATCCAATCGATTTTTGAGAGAGGtgattaataattttttatgttaGCAGTAAGAGATACATCATTTGTTGTCCTCCCATCCGACACTGAAACAACACAGACGCACAGCAACATGGATGAAACTGATAAGGGTGTTGTTTTCAGCTACAAAGAATTGAGAGACATGCAATACCTGTGTGCAATTGTTTGCGAGTCTCTATGTTTGTATCCTCCTATGCCCTTCAATTCCAAAACTACCCTCCTAGATGATATTTTACTAGATAGCAGCTTTGTGGGTAAATGATGGACTATTGACTACAATGTATACGCAATGGGCAAGATGAAAAACATTTGAAGTAGAGATTGCAATGAGTTTAAGCCATAGGCATGGTTCAAAAACGGAGAGTTTGTAGGAGAAAATGCTTACAAGTTTGCATCATTCAACGTGGAACCTCGGATATGTCTAAGAAAAGAGAGAGCATTTATTCAAATGAAATCAATTGTGACTTCTATTGTCCATAGTTTTGACATGAAGGTAGAAGAAATATTCATTGCTACGTACACACTTGACTTCAACATGCGCATGAAGGGAGGATTGTCGATTACTCTCACAAAAAAAAGTAACTAAAATTAGTTTCTTTTTGTAACAGTAACCGACAATTACCTCTTTTTGTAGAGTAACAGACAACAATTGCCTCTTTTTGTAAGAGTAACCGATCGTTACCTCTTTTTGTAAAAGTAACCAACAGTAGTTACCTCTTTTTGTAAAAGTAACCGACAGTCCTCCCTTCATGTGCATGTTGAAGTCAAGTGTGTACAGAGCATCGATTCTCTCTTTTACCTTCACATCAAAATTGTGGACAGCATAAGCCACAATTGATTTCATTTGAATAAATGTCATCTATTTTTTCAAACATATCTGAAGCCTCGCATTGAAGGTTGCAAACTTGTAAACATTTTCTTTTAAAACTATCCACTTTTGAACCATTTTTGTGACGTAAACTCGTTGTAGTCCCCAACCCAAATGTTTTCATTCTACCTATTGTGTATGGAATGGAATCAACAATCCATTATTTGCCCACAAAGCTGCCATCTAATAAAATATCATCTTGGAGGACATTTTTGAAATTGAGAGGCACAAAAGGATACAAATATAGAGACTCACATAGTTGCATGTGAATATTGCAAGTCTCTCAATTCTTCATAACTAAAGACAACACCCTTATCAATTTCATCCATGTTGTGCTCTTTTCTTTTCACTAAGATCTTCATAATTTCATAGCGAATACGGTGTTCCACTATCGTATTGACAGCATCCAAAAGAACCACGTCAAAGAAACAAATGATGTATCTATGACTACCAACATAAATTTAACAATCATATCTCTCAAAAATCAATCAGATTAATCTTCACTCACCCGAATTTTATCTCTGACAAGCCCGCTTGTCTTACTTTGAATAATTCTCAATGCAAATTCGTCCACCACAATGAGATCGTTACCTCTATTTGTAAAGGTAACCAACAGTAGTTACCTCTTTTTGTAAAAGTAACCGACAGTCCTCCCTTCATGTGCATGTTGAAGTCAAGTGTGTACAAAGCAACAGTTCTCTCTTTTACCTTCACATCAAAATTGTGGACAACATAAGCCACAATTGATTTCATTTGAATAAATGTCATCTATTTTCTCAAACATATTTGAAGCCTCGCATTGAAGGTTGCAAACTTGTAAACGTTTTCTTTTAAAACTATCCACTTTTGAACCATTTTTGTCACTTAAACTCGTTGCAGTCCCCAACCCAAATGTTTTTCATTCTACCTATTGTGTATGGAATGGAATCAACAATCCATTATTTGCCCACAAAGCTGCCATCTAATAAAATATCATCTTGGAGGACaattttgaaattgaagggcaCAAAAAGATACAAACACAGACTCACACAATTGCATGTGAATATTGCATGTCTCTCAATTCTTCATAACTGAAGACAACACCCTTATCAATTTCATCCATATTGTTGGGTTCTTTTCTTTTCACTAAGATCTTCATAATTTCATGGCGAATACGTTGTTCCACTATCAAATGAGATGACAGCATCCAAAAGAACCACGTCAGAGAAACAAATGATGTATCTATGACTGCCAGCATAAAGTTAACAATCATATCtctcaaaaatcaatcaaattaatcTTCACTCACCCGAATTTTATCTTTAACAAGCCCGCATGTCTTACTTTGAATAATTCTCAATGCAAATTCGTCCACCACAATGATCATTTCACAAAAGTGCTTTTCAAAGCCAatattgagcatcttttttgtttTCCATGCAAAAATCTCCCCCACCTAATTGCATGGCATTGTCAAAAGCTAAGACAAAGGCCAATTGAGAGAGGGATGCAAATACGCAAAATCCAACATCCTACAATTtaactgaaaaataaattgaatgaatgattcaataatctgatgattacattgaacgatatacacacgtatacatagaggttacaagatgatgttctataattagaacataacgttaaagtcaaagattaaagagctaaacgctaaattaaacttaaaagctaattaactaaaaagaaaaagctaaatgctaaataaagtttaaaagctaattaactaaaaagctaaatgaccattaaacaaggaactaaatataggtgactaaaatataattaaatattctaatatttaCAACTACTCCTCTATTGCAAACATTGAAAAGGACAAGGCTATTCATAATCTGAGAGTGCACCATCTCGAACACAAAACATCTAAGGGATTCAAATTCTGAGCTTACAGCCTTCCTCTGCATCTTGCACAACTCTCCGTCCACATTAAAGATTCTGCTACCTAAGAAATAGTACAAAAACAACTTCAAGCAAGGACCTTTCTCATGGTTTTTTAATTTGGTTTTAAGCATGTGCTCCACAATTACAAACAATCTATTCAACTgcaacaagacccaaaatagaaatTCTTCAAAAAGAACAGAGTGAAGTCACAAAAAAGCACTCCCATGTCAGCTTTAACTGCCTGAAATGAAGCACAGAACCAGAAAACACTTATATCCGACCACAATTGTGGAAGCCCTATGCCAGTGCCTCGAGTCCATCAAAATTGTGTGACGAAGTTACATGAAAAAGGgattttttttcctttcttcctACAGATAGGAAATGTGAAATACAGCTTGCTGTGGTCTTCTTGTCTCAATTGCATTCTGGTACACAGCAAACAATCTGCTTGTTGGCAATGCCTTTGAGAGACTCATAGTTCAATGAATGACTTTGTTTTCAGTGCATCTGAATGAAATATTGGATGTACAGAAGATGATAATCCAATAATCCAATAGTTGCATATTTCTGGCTGGCTAGGTAACAACCAGCGATGGGAGACAGTTATGTAATATCTGACAGCAGTGATAGAAGCTGCTGGTTTTGTGGCACTTTCATGCTCTACCTGAAAATCTCACCTACAACCAAGATGACATTTCAGACAAGTATACCATCTGTTTTAACGAATGTAGTCTATTGGGACTCCAAAGCTCACATTATATGCAGATAATGGTGATAAAGACTTTGGGGATCATCACATGGATTGGACTTCATCCTGCCAAAAGGTACCAAATGGAGAAAGTTGGATCAGAGCAGGGACATTTTCAATGATAATTGAAAGCAAGTTTTGTAAGGTATTGTTGCAGTATTTGTCCAGCATGCAATTTGGGTTTCCATATAAGGTTTGTAAATTGTTTGACGAAATGTCTCTGGGGCACAATTAAATCAATGAAATTGCTGCATTGCCCCGTTGTGGCCCAATGTGCAACAATTATTAACTGGCTCTGCACACAAACAGCTTGTTTTATTAATCCATGGCAATCTTCAAGCTAGCCTCATGCTCATATCAAATTCCCTTTAAAAGCGTAAATGACAGAGACCATACAGGGTGAGAGTCAGCAAACTCTGAAGGAAGGAAAAGGTGAACATGAGCACCAAACTGCAAAAGCATTGACTAGTAGAAAATAGCATTGTTTTTCTTTTGAAACATGGTATTGAAATGGATGCCAGAATGAACTTtcctttcatttctaatttgtTTGGCTGATCTGGGGGCCAGTTGCCAATTGCAACCCTACAAATCTACCAAAAACACACATTTTCACAGGCAAAATTATCAACATAAACAACTGCTGACTATATATGTATTGCCATATAGGCTGAACAAAACTTCGGTTGTATTCTAATTTccctattttgaaattttaaatgggAATCATGAATTAGTTTGTTCCAAGACATGACAAAAGTTGTCACAAAATAGGTTATAAAAACACGTTTAAATAGTAAAACTGCAAATTTAAACCACAGCATCTGAAGCTGTGATACAGAGACACAGTAATGAGTATATTCAATAGAATAAACTGCTAAATGAAATTTAGTGATGCACAAAGTATGTCAGGAAGTGATGCACAAAAGTATGTCAGGATTCCATATATGACAGTTTTAGACTCTTACCTCTCAAATTTCCAAATCGAATAGCACAACCACCAGGAAGTCAAATAGACTCAACCACGACAGTAATTTAGCCAGACTAGAAATTTAAGACATCTTAAAAAGCATATAAGCAGCAATTTTTCATTACCAAAAACTGAATAAACAAGCCAGTTACACTGCCATCTTAAGTTGTATGCCAGCAACACAATATTGACAAATCTTCAACATAAATTGCTCAGTTGAAATGATGCAAAAAAGCTACAGTCTGAGTAACCCAAACAAATTGATTAAACTATAATAAAAAAGGACTGAACCAAGCTGGGAGTTAAATTTCACTCCAATAATGTATACAGAAAAGAACAGAATATCAAAAATTGCCCTAGACATGAACATTACCAGACAAGCTTATAAAAAATCGTTCGATAAGTGAATCTTTAACTCAGGtggtaaaaaaaaattacttttagtCACTCTCAAAATTGATTGCTTAGGGCAAGTATATGACAGCATGTCTAATAGTTTATTGGAGCTAAAATCTGTGTCTGACTGCCAAGCTGTTCATCAGCTGCCTTCTCTGCTTTTGCTCTCAATTTTGCCAAATGCTTCCTCCTTTCATATGCCACCTGAGACCTTGCCTTTCTCTTCTCCTCCAATTCCTGCACAAGGCAACGGAAAAGGAAAGTATTGATAACAAGCTTAACACAGTCAAAGTACAGAACATCATCAAAAATCAGATTAACAAATGGAATTACTTCCAGTAATACAAACAATTACCTTGATAGTGTCATAATGATGCCAGCCAACTTCATGAGAAAGCCTTCCTAGCAGACAGTACTTGTGGCCAGGTTGAAGCCTCAGAACTCtgaatagaattaaaaacatttaATTACTATAAAGATGGGAAAAGAATAAAAATTAGATCAACTTTGTTAAAAGGCTCTAcatgttcaaattgttcaaagaaaTTATCAATTCCATAAATCCCATCAGAATCCAGACACAGATGCAGCTAATATTCTATTATTCAGATCAATAAACGGTTCCATAAACTTTTATCAGAAGCTAAAAAATCCAAGGCACCATAAAAAAACGCATAAAAGGAGTAACTGCCTGGTAATATCACGTTGCACTTACTTTAATGCATCTGGGATGACCATTCTCTTTGTCTTGTCATATGGGCGAGGAACTCCTTCATAAGCCTTTAGCCTAGCCAGTGCTAACTCACCTCGCTTAGTCTTGTGTGGAATCATTCTGTATGACAATTCAAAGTTTGATAAATCAAGCATCTTCCCAAGACACTAGAATATCCACTCAATCATTAAGCTAATAAAGACCTGACCACTTACCCTCTAATTGTCCTCCAAAGAATTCTGGAAGGTGCCCTAAAATGAATGGGGCCATGAGATGGCTTTGTATTCATTCTCTTTCTTAAAAAGCGGAGGTACTTCATCTTCTGGCGAACAAGTCCACCTGACAAACAGATCTCTTCACATCGCACAACCACCTGCAACATACATATAGCTGATAAATTTCCTTTAGACTTAACCAAGACACACTAAAACGCAGTAATCTAAATGAAAAAAAAGTAACAATTGCATAACTATTTAGAAGCCCCAGACACAAACAATGCTAAGTGGACTATTAATGCTAATGAGATAAAGAGTCTTGTCCAGCCATACTCATAAAATATGGGCTAATGCAAATTGAGTTAGAACTACACAGGTAAATATCATGAAAACCATATTACATAACAATGCCCTATGGAAACACTAATCATATAAAAATTAAGAAGACTGAATATTCTAACACGGGAACTCCTGATCATAAAACATTTCAAGCTTTTTAAGTAAGAACAAAATTGAATTTGATCAAAATGGTTAATTAGGACGGGATGCCACTCTGCCAAAAAAGACTGCATTAAATTGTTTCAACAATATGTTTGATTGACTCGAGGAAAGGAAGCCACCCTGCCAGTGAAGGCTGTATCAAACTCTTTCAACAAGAAGTCTTGACAAGCCCTGAAAATCAGTGAACTCAGGT from Cryptomeria japonica chromosome 3, Sugi_1.0, whole genome shotgun sequence harbors:
- the LOC131061737 gene encoding large ribosomal subunit protein uL13z, with product MVSGSGICAKAVVVDARHHMLGRLASILAKELLNGQRVVVVRCEEICLSGGLVRQKMKYLRFLRKRMNTKPSHGPIHFRAPSRILWRTIRGMIPHKTKRGELALARLKAYEGVPRPYDKTKRMVIPDALKVLRLQPGHKYCLLGRLSHEVGWHHYDTIKELEEKRKARSQVAYERRKHLAKLRAKAEKAADEQLGSQTQILAPINY